One genomic segment of candidate division KSB1 bacterium includes these proteins:
- a CDS encoding tetratricopeptide repeat protein — translation MADFLFNDVISSPQGEYFLKTTTNDPQKQITSSFFRNGTLLEMRTRDFDPQWSREMLRAKTREFHDEKKEEILMLIQLAEKLRESNQAETKNLLGQAFLRRGMYEEAILELEEAIVLNPRLSGIYNNLGSAYMAVKRYDDAITVLEQAISMSAGYADYHNNLGVAYLKKEYCKKAVEQFLRALDSNPYYAEAYFNLALAYVLNAFTKEDFSLSVNCHQKVADNIEKAAKINPSYHNEFTEQGQTLMRERKYEEAYQAFTRAAGLVSKPADISFILDFYLRVIYGSKKLSSSLIWRHIRQLQELIEKYPNYADLYNHLGVAYVIMSKYVNHKAIQQFDKAMALNPEYERARRNKRLAEYDHKGMQLLFDAILR, via the coding sequence ATGGCCGATTTTCTCTTCAATGACGTGATCAGCTCCCCCCAGGGGGAGTACTTTCTGAAGACGACCACCAACGATCCGCAGAAACAGATCACCTCCTCGTTCTTCCGCAATGGCACGCTGCTGGAGATGCGCACGCGTGATTTTGACCCCCAGTGGTCGCGCGAAATGCTGCGCGCCAAAACCCGGGAATTTCACGACGAGAAGAAGGAGGAGATCCTGATGCTCATCCAGCTTGCCGAGAAGCTGCGGGAGAGCAATCAGGCGGAGACCAAGAATCTGCTGGGCCAGGCCTTCCTGCGGCGGGGCATGTATGAGGAGGCCATCCTCGAGCTGGAGGAGGCGATCGTGCTCAACCCGCGCCTCTCCGGCATCTACAACAATCTCGGCAGCGCCTACATGGCGGTGAAACGCTACGATGATGCGATCACGGTTTTGGAGCAGGCCATTTCGATGTCGGCCGGCTATGCCGATTATCACAACAACCTGGGAGTGGCGTATCTCAAAAAGGAGTACTGCAAGAAGGCGGTGGAGCAGTTTCTGCGCGCGCTCGACAGCAACCCCTATTATGCCGAGGCCTATTTCAACCTGGCGCTGGCCTACGTGCTCAATGCCTTTACCAAGGAGGATTTTTCCCTCTCGGTCAACTGTCATCAGAAAGTGGCGGACAATATCGAGAAGGCGGCCAAGATCAACCCCTCCTACCACAATGAGTTCACGGAGCAGGGCCAAACCCTGATGCGTGAGAGGAAGTATGAGGAGGCTTATCAGGCCTTCACGCGCGCGGCAGGTCTGGTGAGCAAGCCCGCGGACATTTCCTTCATCCTCGACTTTTACCTGCGCGTCATTTATGGCAGCAAGAAGCTGAGCAGCAGTCTGATCTGGCGGCACATCCGCCAGTTGCAGGAATTGATCGAGAAATACCCCAATTACGCCGACCTTTACAATCACCTCGGCGTCGCTTATGTGATCATGAGCAAATACGTGAATCACAAAGCCATACAGCAATTCGACAAAGCCATGGCCCTCAACCCGGAGTATGAGCGCGCCCGGCGCAACAAGCGCCTGGCCGAGTATGACCACAAGGGCATGCAGTTGCTGTTCGATGCCATCTTGAGGTAG
- a CDS encoding CpsD/CapB family tyrosine-protein kinase: MPRSSTQSIISFFNDESPEANEFRRLYSKLKNLYADAEMKNFLVTSARMNEGKSTTAALLACTIARYRNTKTILVDCDLRRPRVHQLFGIPKEEGVADVLTGARKLDTCFKQTPIENLRLLTAGGVVTSPTELINSPRMHDLFSEIKFYFDTVIVDSPPVIPVTDALILSPEMDGALVVIKAGETHKEVVRRAVDLMRNAGLNILGVIINNQKGVLPYYYDHKYYGYSYYHLEEKVK, translated from the coding sequence ATGCCCAGATCTTCCACACAGTCGATCATCTCCTTTTTCAACGACGAGTCGCCGGAGGCCAACGAATTCCGGCGGTTGTACTCGAAGCTCAAAAATCTCTACGCCGACGCGGAGATGAAAAACTTTCTCGTCACCAGCGCCCGGATGAACGAGGGCAAAAGCACCACCGCGGCGCTGCTGGCGTGCACCATCGCGCGCTACCGCAACACCAAAACCATTTTGGTGGATTGTGATCTGCGCCGGCCGCGCGTGCACCAGCTCTTTGGCATCCCCAAGGAGGAAGGGGTGGCCGATGTGCTGACCGGCGCGCGCAAGCTCGACACCTGCTTCAAGCAAACACCGATCGAAAATTTGCGGCTGCTCACCGCCGGCGGGGTGGTGACCAGTCCGACCGAGCTGATCAATTCCCCGCGCATGCACGATTTGTTTTCCGAGATCAAATTCTATTTTGACACCGTGATCGTCGATTCCCCGCCCGTGATCCCGGTGACCGATGCCCTCATTCTGAGCCCGGAAATGGACGGTGCGCTGGTGGTGATCAAGGCCGGGGAAACCCACAAGGAAGTGGTGCGCCGCGCGGTGGATTTGATGCGCAATGCCGGTCTGAACATTCTCGGCGTCATCATCAACAACCAAAAGGGCGTGCTGCCCTACTACTACGACCACAAGTATTACGGCTATTCCTACTACCATCTCGAGGAAAAGGTGAAATAA
- a CDS encoding SDR family oxidoreductase: MAFYLVTGGGGFIGSNLVRALLERGEHVRVLDNFATGKRANLAEFAGRLELIEGDIRDRAVVEQALAGVDYVLHQAALGSVPRSIQDPLTSNDVNVNGTLNLLWAARQARVKRFVFASSSSVYGDTPTLPKEEGMAPNPLSPYATSKLAGERYALSFWHVYRLPTVALRYFNVFGPKQDPDSQYAAVIPRFIAALKNGVPPVIFGDGEQSRDFTYIDNVVQANLLACTAPEAPGHFMNVACGERYSLNTLLQELNRIMGTNITARYESPRPGDVKHSMAAIDRAQRLLSFTPTVKFAEGLERTVAWYLRQPR, translated from the coding sequence ATGGCGTTTTATCTGGTGACTGGCGGTGGCGGTTTTATCGGTTCCAATCTCGTGCGCGCGCTGCTGGAACGCGGGGAGCACGTGCGTGTACTCGACAACTTTGCCACCGGCAAACGCGCGAATCTCGCCGAGTTTGCCGGCCGCCTCGAGTTGATCGAGGGCGACATTCGCGATCGCGCGGTGGTGGAGCAGGCGTTGGCGGGTGTCGATTACGTGCTGCATCAGGCCGCGCTCGGCTCGGTGCCACGCTCCATTCAAGACCCGCTCACCTCCAACGACGTCAACGTCAATGGCACCCTCAATCTGTTGTGGGCGGCCCGGCAGGCGCGCGTCAAACGTTTCGTGTTCGCCTCCTCCTCTTCGGTGTATGGCGACACGCCCACCCTCCCCAAGGAGGAGGGCATGGCGCCCAATCCGCTTTCACCTTATGCCACCTCCAAACTCGCCGGCGAGCGCTATGCCCTTTCCTTTTGGCATGTTTACCGCCTGCCCACCGTGGCGCTGCGCTATTTCAACGTGTTCGGGCCGAAGCAGGACCCCGACTCGCAGTATGCGGCCGTGATCCCGCGCTTCATCGCCGCGCTGAAGAACGGCGTGCCGCCCGTCATCTTCGGTGATGGCGAGCAATCGCGGGACTTCACCTACATCGACAATGTGGTGCAGGCCAATCTGCTGGCGTGCACCGCGCCCGAGGCGCCCGGCCATTTCATGAACGTGGCCTGCGGGGAGCGCTACAGCCTCAACACCCTGCTGCAGGAGCTCAACCGCATCATGGGCACCAACATCACGGCCCGCTACGAAAGCCCCCGCCCCGGCGACGTCAAACACTCGATGGCGGCCATCGACCGGGCGCAGCGCCTGCTTTCTTTCACGCCCACGGTCAAGTTTGCGGAGGGCCTCGAACGCACGGTGGCGTGGTATCTCCGCCAGCCGCGCTGA
- a CDS encoding DUF3473 domain-containing protein, with translation MKNALTVDVEDWFHVSLFRKKIRRDEWDQLASTVVQNTCRVLNIFAEKNVKATFFVLGWVAERYPEIVVAIKEQGHEVASHGYGHQIIYEQTHKEFAADVEKSLLILENITGERVLGYRAPSYSITRASMWAWQTLADLGLIYDSSIFPVKHDLYGIPDAPRFPFEIRFVNQTRLIEFPLSTVVLMKKNVPMAGGGYLRLYPYWFIQKSVRRINAEGRPAIIYLHPWEVDADLPRVEAGWFKTMRHYGNLALMEHRLRRLLEEFSFGTVSEVLSTTQIQTDWPRTTPPAPGVNGRHRGSVPVA, from the coding sequence ATCAAAAACGCACTCACCGTCGACGTCGAAGACTGGTTTCATGTCTCCCTGTTCCGCAAGAAGATTCGGCGGGACGAGTGGGATCAGCTTGCAAGCACCGTGGTGCAGAACACCTGCCGCGTCCTCAATATCTTTGCCGAAAAAAACGTCAAGGCCACATTTTTCGTGCTGGGCTGGGTCGCGGAGCGCTACCCGGAAATCGTGGTGGCGATCAAAGAGCAGGGCCACGAAGTGGCGAGCCACGGCTACGGCCATCAAATCATCTACGAGCAAACGCACAAGGAATTCGCCGCGGACGTCGAGAAGTCCCTGCTTATTCTGGAGAACATCACCGGCGAGCGGGTGCTGGGCTATCGGGCCCCGAGCTACTCGATCACGCGCGCTTCGATGTGGGCCTGGCAAACGCTGGCCGATCTCGGGCTGATTTATGATTCCAGCATTTTTCCGGTGAAACACGATCTCTACGGCATCCCCGATGCGCCGCGCTTTCCCTTCGAGATTCGCTTCGTCAATCAAACGCGCCTGATCGAATTTCCGCTTTCCACGGTGGTGTTGATGAAAAAGAATGTGCCGATGGCCGGGGGCGGCTATCTGCGGCTTTATCCCTATTGGTTCATTCAAAAGAGTGTGCGGCGGATCAACGCCGAGGGCCGTCCGGCCATCATCTATTTGCATCCCTGGGAGGTGGACGCCGATCTGCCGCGCGTGGAAGCCGGCTGGTTCAAAACCATGCGCCACTACGGCAACCTGGCACTGATGGAACACCGGCTGCGGCGTCTGCTCGAGGAATTTTCCTTTGGAACCGTGAGCGAGGTTCTCTCGACAACCCAAATTCAAACGGACTGGCCGCGCACCACGCCGCCGGCGCCGGGCGTGAATGGCAGGCATCGGGGGAGTGTGCCGGTCGCATGA
- a CDS encoding FemAB family PEP-CTERM system-associated protein — MKVEVVEHQFAGWDRFVHENPDSRGPHLSGWKQVIEKSFSHRCYYLAAREGDRWRGILPLTHLRSRLFGSFLVSVPYLNYGGLVAADEAARQALYERAVALARELGVAHVELRHERVLLPGLPTKQHKVAMLLELPADPEALMQSFKAKLRSQIRKPQKEGLTYRCGREQELDSFYRVFSHNMRDLGTPVYSRKFFANILAAFPERAHICTVYRGEQPLAAGFVFGFRQTLEIPWASSLRQFNPLAPNMLLYWAVLEFAIKQGYKYFDFGRSTPNEGTYKFKEQWGARPVPLHWQYWLANGATTLPDLSPHNAKYRMAIQIWQRLPLAVTRLVGPAIVKNIP, encoded by the coding sequence ATGAAGGTCGAAGTCGTTGAGCATCAGTTTGCCGGGTGGGACCGCTTCGTTCACGAAAACCCGGACAGCCGCGGGCCACATCTGAGCGGCTGGAAGCAGGTCATCGAGAAATCCTTCTCGCATCGCTGCTATTATCTCGCCGCGCGTGAGGGCGATCGCTGGCGCGGCATCCTGCCCCTGACCCATCTGCGCAGCAGACTCTTCGGATCGTTTTTGGTCTCCGTGCCCTATCTCAACTATGGCGGCCTCGTTGCGGCGGACGAAGCGGCGCGGCAGGCGCTCTATGAGCGTGCCGTTGCGCTGGCTCGCGAGCTGGGCGTGGCACATGTGGAGTTGCGCCACGAACGCGTGCTGCTGCCGGGCCTGCCGACCAAGCAGCACAAAGTCGCGATGCTGCTCGAGCTGCCCGCCGACCCCGAGGCGCTGATGCAAAGCTTCAAGGCCAAATTGCGCAGCCAGATTCGCAAACCGCAAAAGGAGGGCCTGACCTATCGCTGCGGCCGCGAGCAGGAGCTGGACAGTTTCTATCGCGTTTTTTCCCACAACATGCGCGATTTGGGCACGCCGGTTTATTCGCGCAAGTTCTTTGCCAACATTCTGGCGGCGTTTCCGGAGCGCGCCCACATTTGCACGGTCTATCGCGGGGAACAGCCGCTGGCCGCGGGTTTTGTCTTCGGCTTTCGCCAAACCCTGGAGATTCCGTGGGCCTCGAGTCTGCGCCAATTCAACCCCCTGGCACCGAACATGTTGTTGTATTGGGCCGTGCTGGAGTTTGCCATCAAACAGGGCTACAAGTATTTCGACTTCGGGCGCTCGACGCCCAATGAGGGCACCTACAAATTCAAAGAGCAATGGGGCGCCCGGCCGGTGCCACTGCACTGGCAATATTGGCTCGCCAACGGCGCCACGACCCTCCCCGACCTCAGCCCCCACAACGCCAAATATCGCATGGCAATCCAGATCTGGCAGCGGTTGCCACTGGCGGTCACGCGCCTGGTCGGGCCGGCCATCGTCAAAAACATTCCCTGA
- a CDS encoding glycosyltransferase family 2 protein — MVFIFWLCVSLILWVYAGYPLLLWVKSRLLPAAPVARCEIEPPVTLLISAYNEAAVIRRKLENSLALDYPPDKLEIIVISDCSDDGTDDIVRTYAGRGVRLLRMPARGGKTAGLNAALPTARGEIVIFSDANAMYDPATVRRMVRNFADARVGCVTGESRYHVSGASQSSESENLYWRYELALKKMESAAGSLVGGDGAIYAIRKSLFKPMQPSDLSDFVNPLQITAQGYRNVYEPEAVSYEDAGDTFAKEFQRKVRIVNRAWRGLWRVAVVLNPLRYGFFALQVVSHKLLRWLVPVFMAGALLSNAFLLTRSPFYLLTGIGQALFYLLALLGWRQAHRRALPRAVYVPYYFCLVNYASLLGILTYYRGQSFTMWQTVRDPAT; from the coding sequence ATGGTTTTCATCTTTTGGTTGTGTGTCAGTCTCATCCTGTGGGTCTATGCCGGCTACCCGTTGCTGCTGTGGGTGAAGAGCCGGCTGTTGCCGGCCGCGCCGGTGGCGCGCTGCGAGATCGAACCGCCCGTCACCCTGCTCATCAGTGCCTACAATGAGGCCGCTGTCATCCGGCGCAAGCTCGAGAACAGCCTGGCCCTGGATTATCCGCCCGACAAGCTCGAGATCATCGTGATCTCCGACTGTTCGGATGACGGCACCGATGACATCGTGCGGACGTACGCCGGCCGGGGCGTGCGGCTGCTGCGCATGCCCGCGCGCGGCGGCAAAACCGCCGGGTTGAATGCCGCCCTGCCGACGGCCCGCGGTGAGATCGTGATTTTCTCCGATGCCAATGCCATGTATGATCCCGCCACGGTGCGGCGGATGGTGCGCAATTTTGCCGATGCCCGCGTCGGCTGCGTCACCGGTGAATCGCGCTACCACGTGAGCGGCGCCAGCCAGTCGAGTGAGAGCGAGAACCTGTACTGGCGTTATGAGCTGGCGCTGAAAAAAATGGAAAGTGCGGCCGGTTCGCTGGTGGGCGGTGACGGCGCCATTTACGCCATCCGCAAAAGTCTGTTCAAACCCATGCAGCCTTCGGATCTCAGCGACTTCGTCAACCCGCTGCAGATCACGGCACAGGGCTATCGCAACGTGTATGAGCCGGAGGCCGTTTCGTATGAAGATGCCGGTGACACCTTTGCCAAGGAGTTTCAACGCAAGGTGCGCATCGTCAATCGCGCCTGGCGCGGCCTGTGGCGGGTGGCGGTGGTCCTGAATCCGCTGCGCTACGGCTTCTTTGCGCTGCAGGTCGTTTCCCACAAGCTGCTGCGCTGGTTGGTGCCCGTGTTCATGGCCGGCGCGTTGCTCAGCAATGCCTTTTTGCTCACCCGCTCGCCGTTTTATTTGCTGACCGGGATCGGCCAGGCACTGTTTTACCTGCTCGCGCTGCTGGGCTGGCGGCAGGCGCACCGGCGGGCATTGCCGCGTGCCGTCTATGTGCCGTATTACTTCTGCCTGGTCAATTATGCCTCGCTGTTGGGCATTCTGACCTACTATCGCGGGCAGTCGTTTACCATGTGGCAAACGGTGCGGGACCCCGCGACCTGA